In the genome of Molothrus aeneus isolate 106 chromosome 5, BPBGC_Maene_1.0, whole genome shotgun sequence, one region contains:
- the RIBC2 gene encoding RIB43A-like with coiled-coils protein 2, whose translation MSGLGPQRELEEAAALERRRRRELLRRGRIFNPRIRTIGIDKDALDAQVKEKKIQEAAEKAEHERFAHHMKKNDKLMCLLEERQKNEIKDINRALTEFHKNFQKPETRREFDLNDPQALKKDRPARVSDDDPRCTISGMQKFMGEDLNHDQRMKFQKEQIREWSLQQQKDLKNALADQKLADDLYDKFRIELDRKIMEEQRKEEESRRAVCTATKNFNKIQVAELDHKNELEKAQKIKDDMYEITCLLRGDFLSENPDQAIGPGGKRNVLVDRWKGMNQEQLMAIREFQKEQVLEKQRAREQERRRDAEWDRQRLQAARTQLLWERHQQRQDQVQRRDLDAVNAGLSQEQKAKNIYLKEEEYSNIPTEEFYAQFNTTTR comes from the exons ATGAGCGGGCTGGGGCCGCAgcgggagctggaggaggccgCCGCCCTGGAgcgccggcggcggcgggagctgcTGCGGCGGGGCCGCATCTTCAACCCACGGATCCGCACCATAGGG atTGATAAAGATGCATTGGATGCACAGgtcaaggagaagaaaattcaagaagcagctgaaaaagcagagCATGAAAGATTTG CTCATCACATGAAGAAAAATGACAAGCTCATGTGTCTGCTAGAAGAACgccagaaaaatgaaatcaaagaCATCAATAGGGCTCTAACTGAATTTCATAAGAATTTTCAGAAGCCAGAAACAAGACGTGAATTTGACCTGAATGATCCCCAAGCCCTAAAGAAAGACAGACCTGCTCGAGTTTCAGATGATGATCCTCGGTGTACTATCTCTGGCATGCAGAAGTTTATGGGTGAAGACTTAAACCATGATCAGAGGATGAAGTTTCAAAAGGAGCAAATAAGGGAGTGGTCTCTTCAGCAacagaaggacttaaaaaatgcATTAGCTGACCAAAAATTGGCAG ATGATCTTTATGACAAGTTTAGGATTGAACTCGACAGAAAGATTAtggaagaacaaagaaaagaagaggaaagcagGCGTGCTGTTTGTACAGCTACTAAAAATTTCAATAAAATCCAG GTTGCTGAACTAGATCACAAAAATGAATTGGAAAAggctcaaaaaataaaagatgataTGTATGAAATAACCTGCCTCCTTCGAGGagatttcctttctgaaaaCCCAGACCAAGCAATCGGTCCCGGGGGTAAACGTAATGTGCTGGTGGATCGATGGAAGGGAATgaaccaggagcagctgatggcaaTTCGTGAATTCCAAAAGGAGCAAGTTCTGGAGAAACAG AGAGCGAGAGAGCAGGAGCGCCGAAGAGACGCAGAATGGGACAGGCAGCGTCTGCAGGCTGCGAGgacccagctgctctgggagcggCACCAGCAGCGGCAGGATCAGGTGCAGCGCCGAGATTTGGATGCTGTGAATGCAGGGCTCTCTCAGGAGCAAAAAGCAAA